A window of the Salinirubellus salinus genome harbors these coding sequences:
- a CDS encoding DUF7139 domain-containing protein, which produces MTEYEDAGSTLDLMDFKNVRDGGVVETPTTYAMLMRVQPREWLILSEERRESLYLSFMTFLRGLQFPTQILSVTTAYDPEPYLGRFENVDRPLIGTSEDGGDEEDALDESPLMDYGRQYHAEWLRNVVDVAEIRDRDFYVAVSVAKDGEADDGVMAQLRGFLPGGNDVETDSETEAACLEEVKARAQRVASKLPQTQVKTELLDTRASVLEVLYEVYHGQKPPISFTQGNYTRPDDRAQEVADAAYDVEAAAQAEANEDGDFEFDRISEEYPEIEIESDADPLAAVGDGGYAHPDFVERVASSRILRWYARNIGPVGHGPRPVVPRAIYAGVSVGLLSFLLGAVALGGFVWSMEVPQRGSDIYWLARMASFATGAVSLPAFLLSLVVLFPSGRKTKALSLVGLGVVGYAISLFLEAYPYEWDSNAAVTTLTVEVYAAGLAALLLCVALAVRSRQKVDLSNLTTLPVGGVDGEMDLDPLTDGGCTELDTDETNGDAVADDPLTAADADTDTDAEVDTTDERNEADQ; this is translated from the coding sequence ATGACTGAATACGAAGACGCCGGTTCGACGCTGGACCTCATGGACTTCAAGAATGTCCGTGACGGCGGTGTCGTAGAAACGCCAACGACGTACGCGATGCTCATGCGGGTCCAGCCCCGCGAGTGGCTCATCCTCTCGGAGGAACGCCGGGAGAGCCTCTACCTGTCGTTCATGACGTTCCTTCGCGGGCTACAGTTCCCGACGCAGATTCTCTCGGTGACGACTGCGTACGACCCTGAGCCCTACCTGGGACGTTTTGAGAACGTCGACCGCCCGCTCATCGGGACGAGCGAGGATGGGGGTGACGAAGAGGACGCGCTCGACGAGTCGCCGCTGATGGATTACGGGCGACAGTATCACGCTGAGTGGCTGCGGAACGTCGTCGACGTCGCGGAGATTCGTGACCGCGATTTCTACGTCGCGGTCTCGGTCGCGAAGGATGGAGAGGCCGACGATGGCGTCATGGCCCAACTTCGTGGGTTCCTGCCGGGTGGGAACGATGTCGAGACAGACAGCGAAACGGAAGCCGCGTGTCTCGAAGAAGTGAAAGCCCGCGCCCAGCGTGTGGCCTCGAAACTCCCGCAAACGCAGGTGAAAACAGAACTGCTCGACACGCGAGCGTCTGTCTTGGAAGTCCTCTATGAGGTCTATCACGGACAGAAGCCACCGATCTCGTTCACGCAGGGTAACTACACGCGCCCGGACGACCGCGCTCAGGAAGTTGCTGACGCGGCCTACGATGTCGAGGCGGCGGCCCAGGCGGAAGCGAACGAGGATGGCGACTTCGAGTTTGACCGTATCTCCGAGGAGTACCCCGAGATTGAGATTGAGTCGGATGCCGACCCCCTCGCGGCCGTCGGTGATGGTGGCTATGCCCACCCCGACTTCGTCGAACGGGTGGCGAGCTCGCGTATCCTTCGCTGGTACGCACGGAATATCGGGCCGGTTGGCCACGGTCCCCGCCCGGTCGTCCCGCGAGCCATCTACGCGGGAGTCAGCGTCGGCCTGCTGAGTTTCCTCCTCGGGGCCGTGGCGCTGGGGGGATTCGTGTGGTCGATGGAAGTTCCCCAACGCGGGTCGGACATCTACTGGCTGGCTCGAATGGCCTCGTTCGCGACCGGTGCGGTGAGCCTCCCTGCCTTCCTGTTGAGCCTCGTCGTTCTCTTCCCTTCGGGACGAAAGACGAAGGCGCTCTCGCTGGTCGGCCTCGGCGTGGTCGGCTATGCGATCAGCCTGTTCCTTGAGGCGTACCCCTATGAGTGGGACTCGAATGCGGCTGTGACGACGCTCACGGTCGAAGTGTACGCGGCTGGACTGGCCGCGTTACTGCTCTGTGTCGCCCTCGCAGTGCGGTCCCGGCAGAAGGTGGACCTCTCGAATCTCACCACGCTGCCTGTCGGTGGCGTCGACGGCGAGATGGACCTTGACCCTCTCACCGACGGCGGCTGTACAGAGTTAGACACTGACGAAACGAACGGCGACGCGGTTGCTGACGACCCGCTCACGGCGGCAGACGCGGACACGGACACGGACGCGGAAGTGGACACGACGGACGAGCGAAACGAGGCAGACCAATGA
- a CDS encoding ATP-binding protein: MERHPEFQIRNEKVTQIMTVTGFPRKVNLGWLVPLTIADVDLRLSFHITPRNPAKTRQQLQRRYTQTTTSLALKSRKGRTDTHQDELEREDLLRILQDVVRGTTKVYDIAIYMELIADSHEELDEMRERVDTILAEQDVETTVLRHQQIEGNGTIVPLATDTIKNVHPIQLEALATLFNLVEPPIYDADGIMMGFDDTSRPVIIDRYAHSGYGMVISGKTGSGKSYARKLEIYRRLLADPTVQCVLFDPAGDDYPFFAEKLRGKSFASAAHRR, translated from the coding sequence ATGGAGCGCCACCCCGAGTTCCAGATTCGCAACGAGAAGGTGACGCAGATTATGACCGTCACGGGCTTTCCCCGGAAGGTCAATCTCGGCTGGCTCGTCCCGCTGACGATTGCGGACGTCGACCTCCGACTGTCGTTCCACATCACGCCGCGTAACCCCGCGAAGACTCGCCAACAACTCCAGCGACGCTACACGCAAACGACGACGTCGCTGGCGCTCAAGAGTCGCAAAGGCCGGACGGACACTCACCAAGACGAACTCGAACGCGAAGACCTCCTGCGCATCCTTCAGGACGTGGTTCGGGGGACGACGAAGGTGTACGACATCGCGATCTACATGGAGTTGATCGCGGATTCCCACGAGGAACTCGACGAGATGCGCGAGCGCGTCGACACCATCCTCGCCGAACAGGACGTCGAGACGACCGTCCTTCGCCACCAGCAAATCGAGGGTAACGGGACGATTGTCCCGCTCGCGACGGACACTATCAAGAACGTCCACCCGATTCAGTTGGAAGCGCTGGCGACGCTGTTCAACCTCGTCGAGCCGCCGATTTACGACGCGGACGGCATCATGATGGGGTTCGACGACACGAGTCGGCCGGTCATCATCGACCGCTATGCACACTCCGGGTACGGAATGGTCATCTCGGGGAAGACGGGGTCGGGGAAGTCCTACGCCCGGAAGCTCGAGATTTACCGCCGCTTGCTGGCTGACCCGACAGTCCAGTGTGTACTTTTCGACCCAGCGGGTGACGACTATCCGTTCTTCGCGGAGAAGCTGCGCGGGAAGTCATTCGCTTCGGCGGCGCACAGAAGGTGA
- a CDS encoding ATP-binding protein — protein MAIIILDLAYVYVRPRLPTPDGGRRERALEAAIVALLVSGWGLLAYPALFTPAWHGAAGIAMYGLLTVPIVGVLFFLGKPLIPPIGAGGVVFILMVIGLAFLNMLLPGTNGGRELSNLLSAPFLLAIPVGLFIGVYVVGILQQEIAEDDEPEYDPIGFAGGPTSETPDPNSTGSPSSNTSPSSHTPNPPKRVSIDEVPQDLREQFQLGDSSPTERIPLEEYRYDWRYSETSFDTIGGYYDLKDALHEDVLKPLRATQRGDDRYSRFGIEPERGILLYGPPGTGKTMFARALAGELNIPFVELSPADVTSMWVNESSDQVKTLFSEADEIGQCIIFLDEAEHLFGAREHTAKSAHAEDRKVTSEFLAQLTRDDREAIVVSATNRPGDIDRAILRPGRLTAHFEVGLPDEEARHAILKTHLKDIPSRVSGDEFAALARHTAGLTGADLANLVGQARRSAAHRDASAVTREDFPSEDALEELSAELAVANETGELPDADDGSDTETTDSPEAKTGVRADDEGDSGPDGPARGYQ, from the coding sequence GTGGCAATCATCATCCTCGACCTTGCATACGTCTACGTCCGCCCCCGCTTACCGACCCCCGACGGCGGTCGTCGCGAGCGCGCACTCGAAGCGGCCATCGTCGCACTTCTCGTCTCGGGCTGGGGATTGCTCGCGTATCCGGCTTTGTTCACTCCAGCGTGGCACGGAGCAGCGGGAATCGCGATGTACGGACTTCTCACGGTCCCTATCGTGGGCGTCCTCTTCTTCCTCGGGAAGCCGCTCATCCCGCCGATTGGAGCTGGCGGTGTAGTATTCATCCTGATGGTGATCGGACTCGCATTCCTGAATATGCTCCTCCCGGGGACCAACGGGGGGAGAGAGCTCTCGAATCTCCTGTCCGCACCGTTCCTGCTCGCTATCCCGGTTGGCCTCTTCATCGGCGTGTACGTTGTAGGGATCCTCCAACAGGAGATTGCTGAGGACGACGAGCCAGAGTATGACCCAATCGGCTTCGCAGGGGGACCGACCTCTGAGACGCCGGACCCGAACAGCACGGGCAGTCCGTCCTCGAACACCTCTCCCTCGTCCCACACGCCGAATCCGCCGAAGCGCGTCTCGATTGACGAAGTCCCACAAGACCTTCGAGAACAATTCCAGCTCGGGGATTCGTCTCCCACAGAACGAATTCCGCTGGAGGAGTACCGCTATGACTGGCGATATTCAGAGACATCGTTCGACACTATCGGCGGCTACTACGACCTGAAGGACGCCCTCCACGAAGACGTGCTCAAGCCACTCCGAGCGACACAGCGAGGAGATGATCGCTACTCACGATTCGGTATCGAACCGGAGCGCGGCATCCTCCTGTATGGGCCTCCGGGGACAGGGAAGACGATGTTCGCGAGAGCGCTCGCCGGAGAACTAAACATCCCGTTCGTGGAGCTGTCGCCGGCGGACGTGACGAGTATGTGGGTCAACGAAAGCAGCGACCAGGTCAAGACGCTGTTCAGCGAGGCCGACGAGATCGGGCAGTGTATCATCTTCCTCGACGAGGCGGAACATCTCTTCGGCGCTCGCGAACACACCGCCAAGAGTGCCCACGCCGAAGACCGGAAAGTCACGAGTGAGTTCCTTGCGCAACTCACGCGGGATGACCGCGAGGCGATTGTGGTCTCGGCGACGAACCGACCGGGCGATATCGACCGGGCGATTCTCCGACCGGGTCGCCTGACGGCACACTTCGAGGTTGGCCTCCCCGACGAAGAGGCCCGCCACGCGATTCTCAAGACCCATCTCAAGGACATACCCTCGAGAGTGTCGGGCGATGAGTTCGCGGCGCTGGCCCGTCACACGGCTGGGTTGACTGGCGCTGATCTCGCCAATCTCGTCGGACAGGCTCGCCGGAGTGCGGCACACCGGGACGCGAGCGCGGTCACCCGCGAGGACTTCCCCTCAGAGGACGCTCTCGAGGAGCTGTCGGCAGAGTTAGCAGTGGCGAACGAGACGGGCGAACTCCCAGACGCCGACGACGGGTCGGATACTGAGACTACCGACTCGCCGGAAGCGAAAACGGGCGTGCGAGCGGATGATGAGGGTGATTCCGGACCCGACGGCCCTGCTCGCGGCTACCAGTAG
- a CDS encoding replication factor A (Replication protein A protects and stabilize the intermediate ssDNA that is generated by the unwinding action of a DNA helicase at the replication fork. In addition, SSBs prevent the formation of secondary structures by single-stranded template DNA.), which translates to MPRNAAFDSVRNHVLKEADVDTEAFWASLRGGDQGTTEEPLPLSECTTDGAWVTVRAKIVELWDPREDSIHQVGLVGDESGRMKFVAWTKSNPPVLEEDTTYTFKDVVVDEYDGNYSLKINSRSEIIEHARDSPEAIGTVGTMTTVYEGVFVAIQSQSGLIKRCTDPECTRVIQQGECSEHGPNEGEFDLRIKGVLDDGESVQECLFTAGMTEVVTGIDLETAMEMASDALDLTVVERRLTEMLIGRRFTVEGPLLGRYLLVDEVTDSSNRAFAQGYHDAVDDLLSEYGYYGPGLTAENIEDLPQTYDAPVAAGGN; encoded by the coding sequence GTGCCGAGAAACGCGGCCTTCGACAGCGTCCGTAACCACGTCCTCAAAGAGGCGGATGTGGATACGGAAGCGTTCTGGGCCTCACTCCGAGGCGGCGACCAGGGAACGACCGAGGAACCGCTTCCGCTCTCTGAATGCACCACCGACGGCGCATGGGTGACGGTGCGAGCGAAAATTGTCGAACTCTGGGACCCCCGTGAGGACTCGATCCACCAGGTTGGTCTGGTCGGTGACGAGAGCGGCCGGATGAAGTTCGTCGCGTGGACGAAGTCGAACCCCCCAGTCCTCGAGGAGGACACGACGTACACGTTCAAGGACGTCGTCGTCGATGAGTACGACGGCAATTACTCGCTGAAGATTAATTCGCGGAGCGAAATCATCGAGCACGCGAGGGACAGTCCGGAGGCCATCGGCACGGTCGGGACGATGACGACCGTCTATGAGGGTGTGTTCGTTGCGATACAGAGTCAGTCGGGCCTCATCAAGCGATGCACAGATCCGGAATGTACGCGCGTGATTCAGCAGGGCGAGTGTAGCGAGCACGGCCCGAACGAGGGTGAGTTCGACCTCCGAATCAAGGGCGTCCTCGACGATGGGGAGTCCGTTCAGGAGTGTCTGTTCACCGCTGGAATGACGGAAGTCGTGACGGGCATCGACCTAGAGACGGCGATGGAGATGGCGTCGGACGCGCTCGACCTCACTGTGGTTGAGCGGCGACTGACCGAGATGCTCATCGGCCGCCGATTCACGGTCGAGGGGCCGCTTCTCGGTCGGTATCTCCTTGTCGACGAGGTGACGGATTCATCGAACCGGGCGTTCGCTCAGGGCTACCACGATGCGGTTGATGACCTGCTTTCTGAGTACGGCTATTATGGGCCGGGCCTGACGGCCGAGAACATCGAGGATCTCCCGCAGACCTATGACGCGCCGGTCGCGGCAGGAGGGAACTAA
- a CDS encoding DNA-binding protein has product MAAADTTPQQTDVPTREVAKRVFAAELNTATYTFKTSQDERAPVYVALPTGERANRICIAGTVTDIEDVGESAEYLRARVVDPTGTFWVYAGEYQTDALKQLKKVQAPEFITIVGKPRTYKTDDGSVNVSVVPEDVGVIDLETRNAWVYETAARTLERVHSARETSPKVAALAREQYGHDGSSFAHVAAFALQDLLNVSGHDAMSGTSLDEEAFEKRLLEVESEDSAESSGGDVDDAADLENESLSPEELGKQLGDPSGVDSESD; this is encoded by the coding sequence ATGGCAGCAGCAGACACCACCCCCCAGCAGACGGACGTACCGACTCGCGAAGTCGCCAAGCGCGTCTTCGCCGCAGAGCTGAACACGGCGACCTACACGTTCAAAACCTCACAAGATGAGCGCGCCCCGGTCTACGTTGCGCTCCCGACGGGCGAGCGGGCCAACCGCATCTGTATCGCGGGGACGGTCACGGATATCGAAGACGTCGGAGAGAGCGCAGAGTACCTCCGCGCTCGCGTCGTCGACCCGACCGGGACGTTCTGGGTGTACGCTGGCGAGTACCAGACAGACGCGCTCAAGCAACTCAAAAAGGTTCAGGCGCCGGAGTTCATCACGATCGTCGGAAAGCCACGGACCTACAAGACTGACGACGGGTCGGTGAACGTCTCGGTTGTTCCCGAAGACGTCGGCGTGATCGACCTGGAGACGCGGAACGCGTGGGTGTACGAAACAGCGGCGCGGACGCTCGAGCGCGTTCACTCTGCGCGGGAGACGTCGCCGAAAGTAGCAGCACTTGCTCGCGAACAGTACGGCCACGATGGGTCGTCGTTCGCGCACGTCGCGGCGTTCGCCCTCCAGGACCTCCTCAATGTGAGCGGTCACGACGCGATGAGCGGGACGAGTCTCGACGAAGAGGCGTTCGAGAAGCGTCTGCTTGAAGTCGAGTCTGAGGACTCGGCAGAATCCTCGGGCGGCGACGTCGACGACGCTGCGGATCTCGAGAACGAGTCGCTGTCACCGGAGGAGCTGGGGAAGCAACTCGGTGACCCATCCGGCGTCGACAGCGAATCCGACTAG
- a CDS encoding HNH endonuclease: MFGRRSGINGRFDDPRAHDGKYPPDWDARRKAVYERDNYTCQQCGRRSGPHAGDGGVVLHAHHRQSLRDGGWHHLGNLVTVCQYCHDGIHGHPTGSGYGVGGFNGLRVLRAAGRAFLRGLRWVLR; this comes from the coding sequence ATGTTCGGACGGCGTTCCGGAATCAACGGTCGGTTTGATGACCCGCGAGCTCACGACGGGAAGTACCCGCCGGACTGGGATGCTCGGCGGAAGGCGGTCTATGAGCGCGATAATTATACCTGCCAGCAGTGCGGGCGACGGAGTGGTCCCCACGCCGGTGATGGTGGGGTCGTGTTGCACGCTCATCACCGGCAGTCGCTTCGTGACGGTGGCTGGCATCATCTCGGGAACTTGGTGACGGTCTGCCAGTACTGCCATGACGGGATTCACGGTCACCCGACGGGGAGTGGCTACGGAGTGGGTGGGTTCAACGGGCTGCGCGTCCTTCGAGCGGCCGGTCGAGCCTTCCTGCGAGGCCTCCGGTGGGTGCTGCGATGA
- a CDS encoding Cdc6/Cdc18 family protein has translation MDELQSESVETVFENKDLVRPDTIIDEDRIVGRDDQLKTVITNLKPALQGQGIPDMLLTGPSGTGKSLIIHAVCKKIVELSEAQGMRFGVFSINCEGPGTTSRAVYRLIQEATMNIEEEPGVPESGVSTDQKLERLWEIMREHYDGVIFVLDEIDMLDGPYSEPEYNSLLYQLSRARDLGRFDGPVSVTAITNYVDFMSDLNSRANSSFNPDEVFFEDYDATQLRHILRNREDAFKQEALARDVVPLVAAFGSQTHGDARKAIDLLRWSGELADKQGDERVLETHVRTAQERYDSDRKLRHIGGLSTQKKLCIFAVAATDYYSNVSVDWIPAGPSYSLYQYVCDVLDTDSYGRETFVNHVTEQATYGILEFDRRGRGRGKGIHMHFDLAEDPESIMERILEDDRFSELEREEEMMRSVAKSQMNSFLN, from the coding sequence ATGGATGAACTCCAATCCGAATCTGTCGAAACCGTCTTCGAGAACAAGGATTTGGTTCGCCCCGACACCATCATCGACGAAGATCGAATCGTTGGTCGTGATGACCAGCTGAAGACCGTCATCACGAATCTAAAGCCCGCACTCCAGGGTCAGGGGATTCCGGATATGTTGTTGACCGGACCGTCTGGAACCGGGAAGTCGCTGATTATCCACGCGGTCTGTAAGAAAATCGTTGAGCTGAGCGAGGCTCAGGGAATGCGGTTCGGTGTGTTTTCGATAAACTGCGAGGGACCCGGCACCACCAGTCGCGCTGTCTATCGTCTGATCCAGGAAGCGACGATGAATATCGAGGAGGAACCTGGTGTTCCCGAAAGTGGTGTCTCGACAGACCAGAAACTCGAGCGCCTCTGGGAAATCATGCGCGAGCACTACGATGGCGTCATCTTCGTTCTCGACGAAATCGACATGCTTGATGGTCCATACTCTGAACCAGAGTACAATTCGCTTCTCTACCAGTTGTCGCGAGCTCGCGATCTCGGTCGCTTTGACGGTCCCGTCTCTGTGACTGCGATTACCAACTACGTTGATTTCATGTCTGATCTCAACAGCCGCGCAAATAGCTCGTTCAATCCTGACGAGGTTTTCTTCGAGGATTACGACGCGACCCAGCTACGACATATCCTCCGAAACCGCGAAGACGCATTCAAACAAGAAGCTCTCGCGAGAGACGTCGTTCCGCTCGTGGCTGCGTTCGGCTCGCAAACCCATGGTGATGCACGGAAGGCTATCGACCTGCTTCGGTGGTCCGGCGAATTAGCCGATAAACAGGGGGATGAACGGGTATTGGAAACCCACGTCCGGACTGCTCAGGAACGATACGACTCCGATCGCAAATTGCGACACATCGGCGGGCTGTCGACTCAAAAGAAGCTCTGTATTTTCGCCGTGGCCGCAACGGACTATTATTCAAATGTGAGTGTCGACTGGATCCCCGCTGGCCCTTCCTACAGTCTCTATCAGTACGTCTGTGATGTCCTCGATACGGACTCCTATGGCCGGGAAACCTTCGTCAACCACGTCACTGAGCAGGCAACCTACGGCATCCTCGAGTTTGACCGACGTGGTCGTGGGAGGGGCAAAGGTATCCACATGCACTTTGATCTCGCCGAGGACCCTGAGTCAATCATGGAACGAATACTGGAGGATGACCGCTTCTCAGAGTTAGAGCGCGAAGAGGAGATGATGCGATCGGTCGCCAAGTCGCAGATGAACTCGTTCCTGAACTGA